CATCGTAATCAAGCACTCAAAAAGATTGAAATCGAAATACCTCAGCATTGTACGCAGGATCGGAAAGAAGAGGGCGATAGTTGCAATAGCCAGAATACTGCTTGAAATGATATACACAATGCTGAAGAAAGACGAGGATTTCGTTGACGAGATCGATGCCTTGACAGAGAGAAAGATGAATTCCATGCGCGTAAGGGCACAGAATCCCTCCCTGATAAAGAAACTCTATGAGGTGATGAACTTTATAAAGAAGAAAAGGATGAGAGGTTCGCCTAACGAACTTTTTTCATAGAAGCGAATACTCTCGATTTCATCTGAAAATTCAATAACCCTTTATTTTTTTGACTGCTTCTACTACTTTTTTTATCCTCTCCTCAGTTCTGCTGTCCTTGAATTCAATATGCGATATTTTTTTACTTTCCAATAATCGAGCCGCTTCATGTCTGAAAGAGTCACCAATAACACACTTTTTTATTTCCCAGCCATTTACATTGCGAATTACGCTTATACATTTTTCAATTTGAGTGATAGCTTTACTTGCAGCACTGCTGTCTACCCTTCCTTTGCATTCTATTATCCAGAGTCGTTTAATCTCGGAGGACTCTATTAGTATTACATCGCATCTGTTTTCACCGCTTCCTTTCGGTTTACACTCGGGTCTATCGTAAAGAAATGACACAATCCCGTTATTTGCATAGACATGACATTCATTCGACAATGAAATCACCATGTTATGTTTCTAAAAGGAGTTTGTTCATTACCCTCCCAATTGTTACTATTTCTTCGATTTCCCCCTTTTTATTAATGTTTAGGGGAGTGGTACGACCCTCGTTCAACAAATAAACTCTCAATATCTTGCTCTTATTATCTTTAGATAGATGTGCTAATCTCATCACAAAATAATCACTGTGTGTGCTAACAAGTATAGTTTTATTTCTTTCTTCAACAAGGTTCCAAAGGTATTCGGCAACCTCGACCTGTTTGTTGGCATGTAGATTTATTTCGGGCTCTTCGATTAGAAGAGCATTGTTAAGATCAGATTCTGCTAGAACAACCAGTGGGATCAGTTGTAAAGTTCCGGAAGATATTAGGTGTAAGGGTAAACTGTTTTCACCCAACCTGAAGTTAATGAAAAATGGTAAATTAAAATCCAGAGTTAAATTACCCATAATTAAATCAGAAGCGTTTCTAGAGATTTCTTTCTTACTTGTTGTTATGAACTGGATGGCACCTAGGTAATTTGACATAAATTCTATTAGCGATAGCTTACTTGCTTGATTTGGTTGGGCTTGAGGCAGAATCGGAAATAAGTTTTGTAGGCCCCTAGATTTCGCAAGGTCTTCTATAATGTTTGGCATGGTCACAAGAACAGATAGCCTTTCTGTGGGTATGAGAACACTTCGTAATTGCTGCGATTGGAATGAACTGCCGTATGAACCTCCGCCACTTCCCATGAAATTAACTGTGAATCCTTTTACGTAGTTTATTAGAAATTCACGATAAGGCAGGAATTCAATTGAGGGGCCCTTGTCATGTGAAATAGTAATGTTTATTTTCATTTGTTCAAAGTAGGCTGTTATTCTTGCTCGGTCTCTTCCGAATCGAATAAGATTTTTAGGATCTGTCTGAAAATATCGGAAGAGTTGGCCATAAACATTTCCTAAACCAATGTTCTGTTGATTTCCTATTTTGCCAAGATTCTCAATAACATAATCAACAACCTGATTGATGTCGTCTTCTGGATATTCTGACATGTTTATACTTATTGGATATCCTTTATTCTCCTTTTTAACCAATATCTCCTCTACGCCCCTGAAAACGATGTTTGAAATTGTAAACATGTATGTAGTGGAGGCAAAAGCCATCAGTCTGTCAACAAGATTTATTATGAATGTTTTTCCAGAGGAATTAGGACCTATTATAGCTGTGAAATCCCCTAGCTCTAGGTCTGCTCTTTCTATTGGGCCAAAGTCTTCGATAAGCAATCTGACTAATTTTCTATTTGTAGGTTTCATACTATTTCCTCCCTGCATTTTCATTATTGTCTAGTAAGATATAGCTAATAACTATTACTTTTTGTTCCCCCTGTAATGATAGGTGTTTGATTTCTCCTAAACATCGCATAAAAGTTAATTTTTACCTACCTTTTCTAAAAAGGTATGGTCGCAGTGCCGTGCAGTTATTGCTCCTTGAATAGTTGAAGAACAGCACGGTGCGAGGCCCCTCATATCCCCGTAATTCCGCACTGAGCGGAGGACACAGAGTAAATAGCGAAGTCGGGGTGAATTTGAGCCTGAGCATACCAAAAGGTATTAAAATCTGAAAGAATAAAGAGTCATATTATGACCAGAGAGAAACAGTCAAGGCTAGTAAGCATACCAAAGTCCGATCTGGATAGCCTTGAGGCTACAGTTGAGACTCTTGAGAATGAGTATGTAATGGATCAGCTTGAAAAAAGTGAGCAAGATATACAGAATGGAAAAGTCAGAAACGTTAGAGATTTCCTGAAAGAACTCTAATAATATTTCTTCGCTTCGTCTTTGTGAAGAATTGCTCTAAGAATCACTTACTTTTACTCCTAATTTATTTCATACCAAACTCTGAAAGAGCCGATTCTGAGCTGCCATAGTCGGTGGAGCTTGCATCTCAATGGCTTACCAAACTGCGGTTCCTGTTCCAGTCTCAGGGCAATGAGAATACAAGAATACAGAAGTAAAAAATATTCTATTAATAAATTAAATGGACCGGTCGGGATTTGAACCCGAGACCTCCTGCTTGCGAAGCAGGCGATCTACCGCTGATCTACCGGCCCGTTTATGGTTTCCTGTCAGGAATTATGTAGAACTACATTATTCTATTCCAAATTCTTGGGTTTCAAACGAGAGGAGAGCATTTAATTTTTGAATTTTTTGGCCTCACGCTTTAATTTGTTCCTAAGACAATTTCGTTTTAATATCCGTTTGCGATAAATCAGAATGAATTTGCTTCCCGGGGGGAACATAGAACCAAGGGAATACCAGATCAATCTCTTCAATTCTGCAAAAGAGCAGAACACGTTGATTGTTTTACCGACAGGTCTCGGAAAAACAGTAATTGCCGCAATGGTTGCAAATTACGTGATCAACGGAAAGGGGGAAAAGGTACTGTTCCTGGCTCCAACGAGACCACTTATACACCAGCATTTCGGAACGTTAAAAACACTTTTGGATCTGAAAGAAAACGAAATATCTGAATTCACAGGGGAAGTTGGGGACGAAGATCGCTCAGCATCATGGGTCACAAGCAAGTTGGTCGTTTCAACTCCTCAGGTTGCCCTAAACGATCTCAGGCATGGCCTTTACGATTTATCAAGGTTCGGTCTTATCGTCTTTGATGAGGCACACAGGACAACGGGAAATTACGCCTATGTTGAAATAGCAAAAAACTACCTGGAAGCCCGGAAAAAATTAATTCTGGCAATAACCGCAAGTCCGGGGTGGAACAAGGAGAAACTGAACGAAGTCATTTCTTTATTGGGAATAACAAACGTACAGATAAAGAACGAGAATGATCTGGATGTCAAAAAATATTTTGGCGGCATAAACATAGAAACCATAAGGCTGAAGAGATCTCAGGAGGAGATCGAGCTTTCAGGCATTATAAGAGAGATAAGCAACAAAATTTCCTCACGCTTAAAAGAGATGGGCATACTGAATTCAACGAAAGTCTCAAGAAGCGAACTGGCAAAACTTATTCCGATACTGGTGCAGAAGGCAAAGGATGGAGACAAATCTATATTCAGGATCATTCCGTATCTCACGGCTCTCATTCGCCTGGATTATCTTTCTGAATATCTCGAGACACAGGGTATAGAAATCGCTTATGATTACCTGAACGAGATGCTTGAAAGCGAAGAAAAGACCATCCAGAGGACAGTGTCAATTCTTTCCAAATTCGCAGAGTTTGCTGAGTTGAGAATCAGGATGAAGACCTTTATAGACGAACATCTGACGAATCCAAAAGTGTACATGACTCTCAGGCTGTGCGAAGATCAGATCCGGAAAAACCCGGGGTCCAGGATAATCATATTTACTCACTTCAGGAAAACATCTGATATCGTTGTGGAATATCTTACCAAAAACTCCAGGTTGATAAAACCAGTAAGATTCGTTGGCCAGTCATCAAGAACATCCGATCAGGGGATGTCGCAGAAGATTCAGGAAGAGATCATAGAGAAATTCAAGAGCGGAATATACAACGTCCTGGTGGCTACAAGTGTTGCCGAGGAGGGTCTGGACATACCATCAACAGATCTTGTGATATTCTATGAACCAGTGCCCTCTGAGATCAGGAGCATTCAGCGACGAGGAAGGACGGGAAGGACACATGCAGGATCTGTCAAGATCCTTCTCAATGAAGGGACCAGGGACATAGGATATTACATGTCCAGCCTTAAGAAGGAAACCAAGATGAACAGGAACATATCCAAAATGAATAACACGAAAGAGAACGAGGGAAAAGCGGAATCCAAAGAGAAGAGGATCGAAAAGAGTCTTGATGACTACTTCTAATGAAAATAAAAGATCAGTGCAGTTTAAAAATTCAACTGTATTCCTGGCCAATGTAAGTAAGTTTTGCAAGCAGAGCGTCAAGCTGGATCCTCTCGCTTGAACCCTCAACCAGCCGGAATTCGGCTTCTCCGAGTGCCATTATAACCTGCAGCTTCTGTTTCGCCTGTATTCTCTCATTCCTTATTGCGCTGTGCAGGCCACGGATTATGTCAAATCCGGATAATCCTCTGGACATCAGGAGCGAATCTATGCCATCTCTGGCGTCATCGAACTGCCCGGCAAGTGCCTTTGAGAGAATCGATTGAAAATCCTTCGGATTCGCTAGACCAGAAATCTCGTAAATATTCTTTGCAGATATCTCCCCAGAAGAGGCTGCTGTCTGCAGAATGTTTATGGCTCTCCTCATGTCTCCGTCCGAAAGATCGGCTATTGCATCCGCACTGTCTTCGGAAAGTGTAATCTTTTCCTTTTCGCATATGTATTTTAGCCTGCCCTTTATATCTTCATTTGATAGCGGCTTGAATCTCATTACAACAGTCCTTGACTGTATGGGCGGTATGATCTGAGTGGAGTAGTTGCACGACAGTATGAATCTGGTGGTGGATGAATACATCTCCATGGTCCGTCTCAAGGCTGCCTGAGCTTCCTGCGTCAACTGATCAGCCTCGTCCAGGAAAATGATCTTGAAACCAACGGGATTCGAGGATAGTAGCCTCGCAAAATTCTTCACGTTCTCCCTTATAACATCTATCCCCCTCTCGTTGGATGCGTTGAGTTCCATGAAATTTTGTTTCCAGTCCTCTCCAAAAAGCTCTATCGCTATGGCTATGGCTGTTGTCGTCTTTCCGGTACCGGCAGGGCCAGCAAATATCAGGTGCGGAAGCTCCTTGTGCGTGACAAACGATTTGAGCTTGGCTATTTCTTCCTTCTGTCCGACGATCTCGGATAGGCTTTTTGGCCTGTACCTTTCCGTCCAGATATCTATCATCTTAACTTTTCCTCTCTTGGCCAGGATTATTCTGTCTCACGCCCATTACTGTAAAGCGAAACAAGCTCGAGAGCCATGATCCCGATGTTCTCTCTTTGAACTGATACTTAGAATATATAAAAAGTTGAGTCCATCTCCTTCGTTCACTCAACGTTCACACTTATCTTTGGCAAATCCCCAGTCTAGGAATCGAGGCTGCTGCTCTTTTTCGTGACCTCACCTTCATTTTAGCATCCGTTTGATCTGCCTGCGAACATTTTATGACTGTGGATAAAATACGATGCGCGTAGATCATGAAAAAGATCCTTGTTATGGCATCCGGACACGGTACGAATTTTAGGGCGATCATTTACAGCATAAAAGAGCACAGACTCATGGCAGAAATAGCGATGCTGGTTACAGAAAATCCCGAATGCGGTGCGGTAGATATCGCTAAGCGGAACAACATAGAAACTAAGATCGTTCCGTTTGACAAAAACGATCGTGAAAGTTTTTTCCGTCAAGTCTACGGGATCATAGATCAGGTCAAGCCAGATCTTGTTGTCCTTGCAGGATTCATGAAGATACTTCCCAAGTGGATGGTCGACCGCCTTCCGGAGAAGATAATAAACCTTCACCCTGCCCTTCTTCCATGTTTCGGTGGCAAAGGATTCTACGGAAGCAGGGTGCACAAGGCAGTGCTTGAAAGCGGTGCTCGGATAACAGGATGTACAGTGCATTTCGTCACATCAGACGTGGACGGCGGTCCCATAATTGTACAGAAAGCCTTGACGGTGAAGGACGATGACACAGAGGAATCACTTGCCGATCGCCTCAGCACTCTCGAGCATGAATCGATTGTTGAGGCCATAGCCCTCATCCTCTCTGGAAAATACAGAATATCAGGGAAAAGAGTCATCAGGGGGAAATAGTGGCAGTCTTTCCAGTTCTGGATGATACTCTGTTTACAAGGAACAGGATAAGAAATACCGTGGCGATAATGCCGGAAAATATGAACCAGAACGAAGCGATGTCGATAAACGGACTTGTCCCGGGAGCTATATAGTTTAGCGTTAGAACGCCATTGTAGAACCAGTGCATGGGGATGTCCACAAATACCCCGAACTCTAGGTAGCCAAAGGCGAGAATGACGCCGATCAGGGCGGCCTGTAGGAATTTTCCCCAATCCCAGGCACCGAAGAGCACATGCGCATATCCGAAGGCAGCGCTAGTTATTATTATCAGGGAATATCCAACCCATCCAAGCTTGAGCCCGTACTTCCTGCGAACGTATCCCGGAGCTAAGAACGAAAGAAGAACATCCTTCTTGAACGGTCTGTAAAGGGAAACAAGAACCATGGCATAAATCCCGAGAGGAATGATTCTGAAGCCAAGCTCCTCCACGAATGGTGCGTATATGAGGCTGATGTAACTGAGGTATTTTTCAGAACTATTCACAACACTACCGCCGCCTATGGGTATACCGAAGTGTCTCTCGACGGCGATCACGACGAGGGAGAGGAAAAGGCCGAACGTTGTCATTGCTCCGTAAAACAACGCTGAGTTCCTGTCCAGAGCCCTATCCTGTTTCTTCAGGAACGATGTTACGAGAATGACCGCGAAGAACACTACGTAAAGGATCATCATTACCAGGGCAAGGTTGTAAACGGTGACTCCAGGCATCGGAACGTAAAGATGCGGTACCGTCATGCTCTGCCTGCCAACGAACAGCAGGAATATCCAGAAGTACGGTGCTATGTATTCCGAGAGGTAACGGCTAAACTCAACACTAAACAGTTGCAAGCTGGAAAATATGAGAAAGATAAAAACTATGGAAAAACTTGCCAGAAATACGTAGAAAAAGAACCTGGAGCTTAGTATTCTATCCAGATCCTTATTTGCTGAATTACCCTGATGGTTTGTTTTCTGGCTCGCTGACATCTCAATGGGCGATGACAAGATACTTATTTAAGCATTATTTAAAATCCGATCGCCTGGGTCACGGATTCTCCGTCGGTGGAAATATCATGCTCCATCAAGAACGAATTTGTATCCATATTCTATGATCCCGTAATCCCCCTCCTGGGAGACACGCCTGAATACAGATCGCACTCTCTTACCGATCTCAACCTCGCCAGGATCGCTGTCAACGATCTGCCCTGTGATCATCGGACCGTCATCGAGCTTTATTATTGCAAGCGTGTATGGCCTCTGCCTTGTGAATGCAGTTGGCGCATCATGCACAACGGTGAACGACACGATCTCTCCCTTTCCTGAGAGCTGTATTTCCTTCATCTTTCCGATAGATTCACGATGGCACTTCGGACAAATGTCTCTTGCAGGAAAATACACCCTTCCACAGTTTCCGCACTTCACGCCGAGAAGCCTGTATCTTTTTTCTGATTCTCTCCAGAACCTTGATAGCTCTCCCATCAGTCCACCCCCACTATGTGTACAACTGATGTGGAACCGGTTCCACCCATGCTGTGGAGCATAGCAGTCCTTGCATCCTTGACCTGTCGATCACCTGCTTTTCCCTTGAGCTGCATGAATGCCTCAAAGAATTGGCCAACCCCCGACGCACCGTACGGGTTGCCCTTGGCCTTGAGTCCTCCCGATGGGTTCATCGGGATTCTTCCATTGAGCTTTATCTCGCTTTCCACAAGATCCTTCGCCTTACCCTTTGGAGCAAATCCCAGATCCTCGAGTTCAAGAAGGCCGTATATGCTGTAAGAGTCATGAAGTTCGACAAAAGAAAGATCGTCATTCTTCATTTCTGCCTTTTCCAGCGCCTTTCTCGAGGCTATCTTTGCAGATTCAAGCGTGTACATGGATCTCCTGCTGTGCACGGCAAGATAATCCTGACCCTCCGCCGAACTTATGATCCTGATTCCTTCCAGCTTGTTCTTCTTCATGAATTCCTCAGACGCGAGCACTACTGCAGCGGCACCATCGCTTATCGGGCTGCAGTCCATCAGGTTGAGAGGCTCCGCCACCTGCGGGGATGCCATTGCCTGCTCCATCGTGATCTTGTTCCTGAAATGCGCGTCCGGATTCTTTGATCCGTTAAGGTGATCGTTTACCGATACGGCAGCTAAAGCTTCCTTTGGAACGTTGAAGTCACGCATGTACTTTCTGGCAACTATGGCAGCCATGGCAGCAGGGGTGGCGCCAAGAAATGCTTCCCATTCCCTGTCCAGTATCGAACTTGTAAGATCGAGAATCTCGGAGCCGAATATGTCAGTCATCTTTTCAACACCGCCAACCATGGCAACATCGTATTCTCCAGACTTTATCGCAAGGAAAGCTTCCCTGACCGCAGCTCCCCCAGAGGCTGTCGAGGCTTCAACCCTGATCGCTGGCATGTCATTTTCCGCCATGCCAGAGAAATCAGATATTAGGGCACCGATGTTCTCCTGGCTGTTTATTATGCCAGAGAGGCTGTTGCTCCCGTAAAGCACCTGGACGTCCTTGGAGTATATGCCAGCATTCTGGACGGCAAGGAGTCCTGCGCTGACGGCAAGTTCTCTGAGCGATTTGTCCCACAGTTCACCGAATTTTGTTTCACCTGCACCTATTATATAGACATTACTCAATTCCTTCACCCACTATGATCTTCTTCTTGAATTTTGCATAGAGCGCATAATCTACCCATCTCACATTGGAAAGCATCTGCTTAATTGTTGGAGCTGCATTCCTGTCCATCTTTTCTATTTCCTCTGTTACCGTAATGTCGAACGCATCTGATCCTGCACCCGATCCAAAGGATACAGCCAGGATCCGGTCTCCGGGTTTTGCAACATCCAGTATTGAGGATAGGCCAGTCATCATCGAAGCGGAATACGTGTTTCCTATAACAGGGGTCAGAAGGCCCTGTTTTACCTGTTCGTCCGTGAAATTGAGAATCTTTCCCGCGCGTGTCGGGAATTTTCCGTTGGGCTGGTGGAATACGGCGAAGTTATAGTCCTTCGGCGTTGTGCCCATCCGCTCCATCATCATCTTCGCGGCCGAAATGACATGCCTGAAATAGGCGGGTTCACCAGTGAACCTCTCACCGTGTGTTGGGTAAGGTTCTCCTTCCCTTCTCCAGAAATCCGGAGTATCTGAGGTTACAGACAATGTATCGTTAATCTCAGCTATGACATCCTTCTTTCCCAGCACGAAAGCTGTTCCTCCGGCCGAGGCAGTATATTCGAGAACGTCTCCCGGAGCCCCCTGTGATGTATCTGCACCTATTGCCAAACCGTATTCTATATTCCCTGCATCAACCATTGCTTTCACGTTCTGCATCGCCGCTGTTCCTGCTTTGCACGCAAACTCGTAATCTGCAGAGAACAGCGAAAAATCCGTTCCAATGGCCGACGCCACTATGGTCGCAGAAGGCTTAACAGCATATGGATGTGATTCGGAGCCTATGAACAGGGCACCTATCCTTTTCGGGTCGATGGCTTTTCTCTTGAGTGCGTTCCTCGCTGCTTCGACCGAGATCGTTACCGTATCCTCGTCCGGGGCCGGAACAGACTTGCTTAAAACATAAATACCGTTCTTGATCGAATCGGCATCCTCCCCCCAGACCCTTGCAATTTCCTCTGGCTTTATCCTGAATATCGGGACATATGAGCCATACGTTACAATTCCAGACATAAT
This is a stretch of genomic DNA from Thermoplasmatales archaeon. It encodes these proteins:
- a CDS encoding DEAD/DEAH box helicase family protein translates to MNLLPGGNIEPREYQINLFNSAKEQNTLIVLPTGLGKTVIAAMVANYVINGKGEKVLFLAPTRPLIHQHFGTLKTLLDLKENEISEFTGEVGDEDRSASWVTSKLVVSTPQVALNDLRHGLYDLSRFGLIVFDEAHRTTGNYAYVEIAKNYLEARKKLILAITASPGWNKEKLNEVISLLGITNVQIKNENDLDVKKYFGGINIETIRLKRSQEEIELSGIIREISNKISSRLKEMGILNSTKVSRSELAKLIPILVQKAKDGDKSIFRIIPYLTALIRLDYLSEYLETQGIEIAYDYLNEMLESEEKTIQRTVSILSKFAEFAELRIRMKTFIDEHLTNPKVYMTLRLCEDQIRKNPGSRIIIFTHFRKTSDIVVEYLTKNSRLIKPVRFVGQSSRTSDQGMSQKIQEEIIEKFKSGIYNVLVATSVAEEGLDIPSTDLVIFYEPVPSEIRSIQRRGRTGRTHAGSVKILLNEGTRDIGYYMSSLKKETKMNRNISKMNNTKENEGKAESKEKRIEKSLDDYF
- a CDS encoding hydroxymethylglutaryl-CoA synthase, which encodes MSGIVTYGSYVPIFRIKPEEIARVWGEDADSIKNGIYVLSKSVPAPDEDTVTISVEAARNALKRKAIDPKRIGALFIGSESHPYAVKPSATIVASAIGTDFSLFSADYEFACKAGTAAMQNVKAMVDAGNIEYGLAIGADTSQGAPGDVLEYTASAGGTAFVLGKKDVIAEINDTLSVTSDTPDFWRREGEPYPTHGERFTGEPAYFRHVISAAKMMMERMGTTPKDYNFAVFHQPNGKFPTRAGKILNFTDEQVKQGLLTPVIGNTYSASMMTGLSSILDVAKPGDRILAVSFGSGAGSDAFDITVTEEIEKMDRNAAPTIKQMLSNVRWVDYALYAKFKKKIIVGEGIE
- a CDS encoding AAA family ATPase codes for the protein MKPTNRKLVRLLIEDFGPIERADLELGDFTAIIGPNSSGKTFIINLVDRLMAFASTTYMFTISNIVFRGVEEILVKKENKGYPISINMSEYPEDDINQVVDYVIENLGKIGNQQNIGLGNVYGQLFRYFQTDPKNLIRFGRDRARITAYFEQMKINITISHDKGPSIEFLPYREFLINYVKGFTVNFMGSGGGSYGSSFQSQQLRSVLIPTERLSVLVTMPNIIEDLAKSRGLQNLFPILPQAQPNQASKLSLIEFMSNYLGAIQFITTSKKEISRNASDLIMGNLTLDFNLPFFINFRLGENSLPLHLISSGTLQLIPLVVLAESDLNNALLIEEPEINLHANKQVEVAEYLWNLVEERNKTILVSTHSDYFVMRLAHLSKDNKSKILRVYLLNEGRTTPLNINKKGEIEEIVTIGRVMNKLLLET
- a CDS encoding replication factor C small subunit; protein product: MIDIWTERYRPKSLSEIVGQKEEIAKLKSFVTHKELPHLIFAGPAGTGKTTTAIAIAIELFGEDWKQNFMELNASNERGIDVIRENVKNFARLLSSNPVGFKIIFLDEADQLTQEAQAALRRTMEMYSSTTRFILSCNYSTQIIPPIQSRTVVMRFKPLSNEDIKGRLKYICEKEKITLSEDSADAIADLSDGDMRRAINILQTAASSGEISAKNIYEISGLANPKDFQSILSKALAGQFDDARDGIDSLLMSRGLSGFDIIRGLHSAIRNERIQAKQKLQVIMALGEAEFRLVEGSSERIQLDALLAKLTYIGQEYS
- a CDS encoding thiolase domain-containing protein, translated to MKELSNVYIIGAGETKFGELWDKSLRELAVSAGLLAVQNAGIYSKDVQVLYGSNSLSGIINSQENIGALISDFSGMAENDMPAIRVEASTASGGAAVREAFLAIKSGEYDVAMVGGVEKMTDIFGSEILDLTSSILDREWEAFLGATPAAMAAIVARKYMRDFNVPKEALAAVSVNDHLNGSKNPDAHFRNKITMEQAMASPQVAEPLNLMDCSPISDGAAAVVLASEEFMKKNKLEGIRIISSAEGQDYLAVHSRRSMYTLESAKIASRKALEKAEMKNDDLSFVELHDSYSIYGLLELEDLGFAPKGKAKDLVESEIKLNGRIPMNPSGGLKAKGNPYGASGVGQFFEAFMQLKGKAGDRQVKDARTAMLHSMGGTGSTSVVHIVGVD
- a CDS encoding Zn-ribbon domain-containing OB-fold protein, coding for MGELSRFWRESEKRYRLLGVKCGNCGRVYFPARDICPKCHRESIGKMKEIQLSGKGEIVSFTVVHDAPTAFTRQRPYTLAIIKLDDGPMITGQIVDSDPGEVEIGKRVRSVFRRVSQEGDYGIIEYGYKFVLDGA
- the purN gene encoding phosphoribosylglycinamide formyltransferase, translated to MKKILVMASGHGTNFRAIIYSIKEHRLMAEIAMLVTENPECGAVDIAKRNNIETKIVPFDKNDRESFFRQVYGIIDQVKPDLVVLAGFMKILPKWMVDRLPEKIINLHPALLPCFGGKGFYGSRVHKAVLESGARITGCTVHFVTSDVDGGPIIVQKALTVKDDDTEESLADRLSTLEHESIVEAIALILSGKYRISGKRVIRGK